In one Brassica oleracea var. oleracea cultivar TO1000 chromosome C9, BOL, whole genome shotgun sequence genomic region, the following are encoded:
- the LOC106313641 gene encoding salicylate/benzoate carboxyl methyltransferase-like yields MRDSRSQKTYHIVIVLIFNTFLEIVLEMTSRFIRSISSSRCDGKSENEMNNGDEESGKYPLATILSMRGGDGHNSYSTNSLLQRRVLSMTKPILVKNTKEMMTNLDFPKCIKLADLGCSSGQNTFTAMSDIVNTIIALCEESNKNPPEIDCCLNDLSGNDFNMTFKFLTFFNDKLTSKIPCFVSGVPGSFYSRLFPRKSLHFVHSNYSLHYLSKVPDGLEKNKMSVYITGSSLPSEHKAYLNQFQKDFTTFLRMRSEEVVSNGRMVLTLIGRKTLDDPLYRDCCHWLTLLSDSLRDLVFEGLVSASKVSSFKVPFYDPNGDEVKELIRNEGSFMVNDLETHIFDLGLSNEEYGLQSDRAKAGEKEANCIRAVTETMLVAYFGDAINIATLFEKYAHHVSQHASCKNKTSVSLVVSLIRK; encoded by the exons ATGAGGGATAGCCGCTCTCAGAAAACATATCATATTGTTATAGTTCTCATTTTTAATACTTTTCTTGAAATAGTTCTCGAAATGACTTCAAGATTCATCCGTTCGATTTCTTCCTCAAG GTGTGATGGGAAGAGTGAAAATGAGATGAATAACGGGGATGAAGAGAGTGGTAAATACCCTCTTGCGACTATTTTAAGTATGCGAGGAGGAGATGGACACAATAGCTACTCTACCAACTCTCTTCTTCAG AGAAGAGTTTTATCAATGACCAAGCCCATCCTGGTTAAAAACACTAAAGAAATGATGACAAACTTGGACTTTCCTAAATGCATTAAACTAGCAGATTTGGGCTGTTCTTCAGGACAAAACACGTTCACGGCCATGTCTGATATCGTTAACACAATCATTGCGTTATGTGAAGAAAGCAACAAAAACCCTCCAGAGATAGATTGTTGTCTGAACGATCTCTCTGGTAATGATTTCAACATGACATTCAAGTTCCTAACCTTCTTCAACGATAAGCTCACAAGCAAAATACCATGCTTTGTCTCTGGAGTGCCTGGTTCCTTTTACTCAAGGCTCTTTCCTCGCAAGAGTCTCCATTTCGTTCATTCAAACTACAGTCTTCATTACCTCTCTAAG GTTCCCGACGGACTTGAGAAGAACAAGATGAGTGTGTACATAACAGGTTCAAGTCTTCCAAGTGAACACAAGGCTTACCTGAATCAGTTCCAGAAAGATTTTACGACATTTCTAAGAATGCGTTCTGAAGAAGTGGTATCTAATGGACGCATGGTTCTCACATTAATCGGCAGGAAAACTCTTGATGATCCACTATACAGGGATTGTTGTCATTGGTTGACATTGTTATCCGATTCTCTCCGTGACCTAGTTTTCGAG GGTCTTGTGAGTGCATCAAAGGTGAGTTCGTTCAAGGTGCCGTTTTATGATCCTAACGGAGACGAAGTGAAAGAACTAATTAGAAATGAGGGTTCATTCATGGTAAACGACTTGGAGACACATATATTTGATCTCGGTCTTAGTAACGAAGAATATGGCTTGCAATCAGATAGAGCAAAAGCAGGGGAAAAGGAAGCTAATTGCATAAGAGCAGTGACTGAAACAATGCTTGTAGCTTACTTTGGAGATGCCATTAATATCGCTACATTGTTTGAAAAATATGCACATCATGTGTCGCAGCATGCTAGCTGCAAGAACAAAACGTCTGTCAGTCTAGTCGTTTCGCTGATTCGGAAATAA
- the LOC106317296 gene encoding GATA transcription factor 23-like: MEGEKETVRCCSDCKTTKTPMWRGGPSGPKSLCNACGIRFMRQRRTELLGIRVIHTHKAYKKINTSLLSSHGSVALKKRRRSLKEEEQAAMCLLLLSCSSVFA, translated from the exons ATGGAAGGAGAGAAGGAGACAGTTAGGTGTTGCAGTGATTGCAAGACGACCAAGACACCAATGTGGAGAGGTGGACCATCTGGTCCCAAG TCTCTTTGCAATGCATGTGGGATAAGATTCATGAGACAGAGACGAACCGAGTTATTGGGTATTCGTGTTATTCATACCCACAAAGCCTACAAGAAGATAAACACGTCGTTATTATCATCACATGGTAGCGTGGCTTTGAAGAAACGAAGGCGGAGTCTAAAGGAGGAAGAACAAGCTGCTATGTGTCTACTATTATTGTCTTGTAGCTCTGTTTTCGCCTGA
- the LOC106313047 gene encoding F-box/kelch-repeat protein At5g26960 — MSESCNSRHFSWLMKSCLPNPSDAKSLVPIHHHANPPATVTPISSLPDDLLLECLSRVPSSSIPSLTAVCRRWSRLLLSPYFLHLRRRLGLLRHSLFAISAVDSGLFAAVLQIQSEVPSWRVSLAVCNDGGQGSLSHARAAAIGPRVYVVSRNAVLRYDAWTGTVALRSPMIFPRKKFAIAVVSGKIYVAGGGGGSEVTAAVEEYDPERNRWEVVTHAARKRYGCIGAAVDGVFYVIGGLKIGNETSVTSRGTAAHVYASSMDLFDVRSRQWLRSRSVPGGGCVVAACAAVGHVYVLSSHAVELSFWRFYARRGGGGGFGEWTRLKSPPLPAQVRLDGTVRFSCVGVEDKVAVVQVVGCIDDLLRRSGRSERGLRESLVLLYDTVDGEWRRAADLPEMITRAACACVEW, encoded by the coding sequence ATGTCAGAGAGCTGCAACTCCCGGCACTTCTCATGGCTCATGAAATCTTGCTTACCCAATCCCTCCGACGCCAAATCACTCGTTCCCATCCACCATCATGCGAATCCTCCGGCCACCGTCACGCCGATCTCTTCTCTGCCGGACGATTTGTTGCTCGAATGTCTCTCCAGAGTCCCTTCCTCTTCCATTCCCTCTCTCACCGCCGTGTGCCGCCGCTGGTCTCGCCTCCTCCTCTCTCCCTACTTCCTCCACCTCCGCCGTCGTCTAGGCCTTCTCCGGCATTCTCTTTTCGCCATCTCCGCCGTCGATTCCGGACTTTTCGCCGCGGTTTTGCAGATTCAGTCTGAGGTTCCGTCGTGGAGAGTTTCCCTCGCTGTTTGCAACGACGGTGGTCAGGGAAGTCTATCTCACGCGCGCGCGGCGGCGATTGGACCGAGGGTTTACGTCGTTAGTAGAAATGCGGTTTTGAGATACGATGCGTGGACGGGGACTGTTGCCTTGAGGTCGCCGATGATTTTCCCTCGGAAGAAGTTCGCGATCGCCGTCGTTTCCGGGAAGATCTACGTTGCTGGTGGAGGAGGCGGTTCTGAAGTCACGGCGGCGGTGGAAGAGTACGATCCGGAGAGAAACCGGTGGGAGGTGGTGACGCACGCGGCGAGGAAGAGGTACGGATGCATCGGAGCAGCCGTTGACGGAGTTTTCTACGTGATCGGCGGTTTGAAGATCGGAAACGAGACGTCGGTGACGTCACGCGGCACGGCGGCGCACGTTTACGCGAGCTCCATGGATCTCTTCGATGTGAGATCGCGTCAGTGGCTGAGGAGTCGCTCAGTTCCCGGAGGTGGATGCGTGGTGGCGGCTTGCGCGGCGGTGGGACACGTGTACGTGCTGAGCAGCCATGCGGTGGAGCTCTCGTTCTGGCGATTCTACGCGCGTCGCGGGGGAGGCGGTGGATTCGGAGAATGGACGAGGCTGAAGAGTCCGCCGTTGCCGGCGCAGGTGAGGTTAGACGGGACGGTGAGGTTTAGCTGCGTCGGCGTGGAGGATAAAGTGGCGGTGGTTCAGGTGGTGGGGTGCATTGACGATTTGCTGCGACGGAGTGGGAGGAGCGAGAGGGGGCTGCGAGAGAGCCTTGTGTTGTTGTACGATACGGTGGATGGAGAGTGGAGGAGAGCGGCGGATCTACCGGAAATGATTACACGCGCCGCGTGCGCGTGTGTGGAGTGGTAG
- the LOC106316272 gene encoding LOW QUALITY PROTEIN: protein DEHYDRATION-INDUCED 19 homolog 6 (The sequence of the model RefSeq protein was modified relative to this genomic sequence to represent the inferred CDS: inserted 2 bases in 1 codon): MDSDSWSGRLASASRRYQLGFLSPSGRLFNQQEYACPFCSDYFDIVSLCCHLDEDHPMDTINGVCPVCAVKVSSDMVAHITLQHSNMFKMTTRKRKARRGGAQSMLSILKREFPDGKLQSLFQGSSRVVVSSSSSSIIAADPVXSFISPMAAVELFISESSLCGEETGSTAKKTLGQSLPERNVEKTLLSEEDHREKLKQSEFVQGVFSSMMLDDDL; this comes from the exons ATGGATTCGGATTCATGGAGTGGTCGTCTCGCATCGGCTTCGAGAAGATACCAGCTCGGTTTCTTGTCTCCATCTG GAAGACTGTTTAACCAACAAGAGTATGCTTGCCCCTTCTGCTCTGACTACTTTGATATCGTCTCTCTATGCTGCCATTTAGACGAAGATCACCCTATGGACACAATTAATGGG GTATGTCCCGTATGTGCGGTGAAAGTGAGCTCTGATATGGTTGCTCATATAACCCTTCAACATTCAAATATGTTCAAG ATGACTACACGGAAAAGGAAAGCAAGAAGAGGCGGGGCTCAGTCAATGCTATCAATCTTGAAGAGAGAGTTTCCTGATGGAAAACTTCAGAGCTTGTTCCAAGGATCATCACGTGTTGTTGTATCATCTTCCTCGTCTAGTATAATAGCTGCTGACCCTGT TTCATTCATTTCTCCAATGGCGGCTGTTGAACTCTTCATTTCTGAGTCAAGTCTTTGTGGAGAAGAAACAGGTTCTACTGCCAAGAAAACATTGGGTCAGAGTTTGCCTGAACG GAATGTTGAGAAGACGTTGCTTTCAGAAGAGGATCACAGAGAAAAGTTGAAACAGAGCGAGTTCGTTCAGGGGGTTTTCAGCTCTATGATGCTTGATGACGATTTATGA